The genomic stretch ACAGTTCTTTTCTATTACAATTATCTTTTGAAATCCCTTTTTCAGAAATTCATTGATATGGTATCCGAATCCCATTCCAATGACTATCAATGATGAATAATTTTCAACATTCTTATTTTTCAGGAAATTATCAACTATTGACCTACTTTCACGCAACGGGTCATAGACGCTGTGATAAAGATAGCCATTTACTTTTAAAGTAGGCATTCCGTTTCTTGCATTGATGACTTCGCACTCTTTTGTTTCTTCTAATGTGAGTATTTTTTCTGCAAGGGGAAGCGAATTTCGTTTAAGCAGCTCTATATTTTGTTCAAATAAATCCATAATTCTCCTCAACTTGTATTTGGCAGTTTATAGTTAGCTTATAAAGGGCATTTGAAAAATTGTTATGAAAGAAGATTGCATCACTGTATGCATCAGAAAACTTATGTCTTTCGATATTTCGAAAAAAGAATCTTATTATGTGTGCAAGGGGATGAATGTTCTTCAATGAATTGATCCGTTCGTCGATATTGTCTATTTCAAAATGTGATTTCCATTGATGGGGAAGTGAAAGAAGGAGTTTTTTCCTGATTTTTACCAGATAATACAAATCGGTAATTCCTTTGTTGTAACTATTGTCGCTAAATATAAAGTTGATCTTGGAAATTTTATCTAAAAAAGGGTTTTTTGAATCAATGTTATTCATAATATAGAACCAAGTTAATCGTAATTCATCTGTTAGTTTATTTTCATAATTATGGACATTTCCAAACAATGGCTCACAAGTAATACCAAAGGAATCTTCTTCGGTTTTATAAATAGTTATGTCATTTGGAATGGTTGTCTCCTGAAGAATTGATTCGTTATTCGATAATATGGAAAGCGAAGTTTTATATACCAATTCTGGTGAGACGGAATTTAGGCATTCTCTATTTATGCATTCAATGCTTTCCATACAGGGAGCACATTTCTTAAATGACTGAATAATGTAGTTGTCTTTTGTAAAAGGTCCTGTTTCAAAACAGAATGCCGGTCCAAAAAATAAGGCAAGTACAGTTGTATCCAAAGATGCTGCAAGATGCATCGTTCCTGTATCACATGTTATCACCAAGTCGGATTGGGAAAGAATTTCAGAAAGCTCTTTTACCGTCGTTTTGCCGGCTATGTTAACAATTCTTTCATTTTCTGCGGCAGACTGCTTTATTTTTTCAGCCCTTTCCC from Candidatus Schekmanbacteria bacterium encodes the following:
- a CDS encoding glycosyltransferase family 9 protein; translated protein: MNKEKIAVIQIARMGDLLQSLPLLNALHKNFHISVFIDKNLVELANLFQSVDEIIPIDIQSLAEISTSNEISLLEKYEILKKYVQSFSSMNFSKVINLNYSSLSCLIADAISTQKKLGFYYQNDRRTIYGTPWMDYLLTSTSTRRFNRINLSDIFLYSAGSIISSEMPSRYFFNNAKEKKAQRKNDETTISIQTATGHRKRFWPDNYFSALCRMLLNDKKVKIYLTGTAKERERAEKIKQSAAENERIVNIAGKTTVKELSEILSQSDLVITCDTGTMHLAASLDTTVLALFFGPAFCFETGPFTKDNYIIQSFKKCAPCMESIECINRECLNSVSPELVYKTSLSILSNNESILQETTIPNDITIYKTEEDSFGITCEPLFGNVHNYENKLTDELRLTWFYIMNNIDSKNPFLDKISKINFIFSDNSYNKGITDLYYLVKIRKKLLLSLPHQWKSHFEIDNIDERINSLKNIHPLAHIIRFFFRNIERHKFSDAYSDAIFFHNNFSNALYKLTINCQIQVEENYGFI